Proteins from a single region of Osmerus eperlanus chromosome 26, fOsmEpe2.1, whole genome shotgun sequence:
- the plvapb gene encoding plasmalemma vesicle associated protein b, translating to MYNTSYSRAKFGLEARDTHKPKGKSCGYYMRIVFLFSSLIQSLIIVSLVLFLVYGQPEKSAEEKQVKELELSFNRLSENHIQLRKEKGELSGALGARTGEKAALEKEVLRLKTAANATITSTKVLQTRLSQCETEKKLAMTRSSPTQCATPPVQRPPVSTHNAELKTLQAKYAQQEATYNLLKANFTQTVLLITTQRDSAIKERNAHHLENIALKKENADLKAELTTYTRKCKQDFSKSLEGIQTVTSGFLSRINTLFPHSMTFHLTCDKQQEQVEKIRSSCTNLSKEVEDKFQRYLNNVGDKVADIQLQSSRLEVQNSDLKHQLAQCQSNYSHTTDESRRRLQDNQQAHDKQVEALLLEQNRLREEKNQQVKQLSNQENEVQRLNTKVQTLTAAQANCKKSR from the exons ATGTACAACACCAGCTACTCCCGGGCCAAGTTCGGCCTGGAGGCCCGGGACACCCACAAGCCCAAAGGCAAGAGCTGCGGCTACTACATGAGGAtcgtcttcctcttctcctccctgatCCAGTCGCTCATCATCGTCAGCCTGGTGCTCTTCCTGGTTTACGGGCAGCCGGAGAAGTCGGCCGAGGAGAAGCAGGTGAAGGAGCTggagctgagcttcaacaggctGAGCGAGAACCACATCCagctgaggaaggagaagggcgAGCTGAGCGGCGCTCTGGGTGCCCGCACGGGCGAGAAGGCTGCCCTGGAGAAGGAAGTTCTCCGGTTGAAAACGGCGGCCAACGCCACGATAACCAGCACCAAGGTCTTGCAAACCAGACTG AGCCAGTGTGAAACAGAGAAAAAGCTAGCGATGACCCGATCATCCCCTACGCAGTGTGCCACCCCTCCAGTCCAGCGACCCCCGGTCTCAACTCACAATG CGGAGTTGAAAACTCTGCAGGCTAAGTATGCCCAGCAGGAAGCGACATACAACCTGCTGAAGGCCAACTTCACCCAGACGGTCCTGCTCATCACGACCCAGAGGGACAGCGCCATCAAGGAACGCAACGCCCACCACCTGGAGAACATCGCCTTGAAGAAGGAGAACGCCGACCTGAAGGCGGAGCTCACCACCTACACCAGGAAGTGCAAACAGGACTTCTCCAAGTCGCTGGAGGGCATCCAGACGGTGACCAGTGGCTTCCTGTCCAGGATCAACACCTTGTTCCCCCACTCCATGACCTTCCACCTGACCTGCGACAAGCAGCaggagcaggtggagaagatccgAAGCAGCTGCACCAACCTCTCCAAGGAGGTGGAGGATAAATTCCAGCGGTACCTGAACAACGTGGgggacaag GTGGCTGATATTCAACTCCAATCCAGTCGTCTGGAGGTCCAGAACAGCGACCTGAAGCACCAGCTGGCGCAGTGTCAGAGCAACTACAGCCACACTACAGACGAGAGCCGGAGACGTCTGCAGGATAACCAGCAGGCACACGACAAGCAG GTGGAGGCTCTGCTGCTGGAGCAGAATCgtctgagggaggagaagaaccaGCAGGTGAAGCAGTTGAGCAACCAGGAGAACGAGGTCCAGAGGCTCAACACCAAGGTCCAGACGCTGACCGCTGCCCAGGCCAACTGTAAG AAGAGCAGGTAG
- the babam1 gene encoding BRISC and BRCA1-A complex member 1, whose amino-acid sequence METPEPGPADGEERLVELRPRTRSNPEGAEDRRSSTGSLGSVNANTPQPAVGSRVEGEGEASSSDSTPISTTITTTVSVTSVPAAPPTAATTANSTMPTPTPAVAKDRPKPAQLQPPLTPSIPSISEYQLRAPRVNCPEKVIICLDLSEEMSLPKLESFNGSKTNALNISQKMIEMFVRTKHKIDKRHEFALVVVNDDALWLSGFTSDPRELCSCLYDLDTNMCETFNLEDLLNVIRQKIELPLMDNVQTIPPPFVVRTLLIYSRHAGQLMFNPSEAISKMLQSPYFFFDVVYLHNGAEDQGDESSWRDIYTSFCNLDSKGMCYRFEVSLSGPAIELHNCMAKLLSHPLQRPFQSHASYSLLEGDDPQDIEATV is encoded by the exons ATGGAGACCCCAGAGCCCGGTCCAGCGGATGGAGAGGAGCGATTGGTCGAGCTGAGGCCTCGGACTCGCTCCAACCCGGAGGGGGCGGAGGACCGTCGTAGCAGCACCGGTAGCCTTGGCAGCGTCAACGCCAACACCCCGCAGCCTGCGGTGGGCAGCCGTgtggagggcgagggggaggcCTCTAGCAGTGACAGTACTCCGAtctccaccaccatcaccaccaccgttTCTGTTACCTCCGTGCCAGCTGCTCCACCCACGGCAGCCACAACGGCTAACTCCACAATGCCAACCCCGACACCTGCTGTTGCCAAGGATAGGCCTAAGCCCGCCCAGCTGCAACCACCTCTCACACCCTCCATACCCTCCATATCGGAGTACCAGCTCAGAGCCCCACGCGTCAACTGTCCTGAGAAAGTG ATTATTTGTTTGGATCTTTCTGAAGAGATGTCTTTGCCAAAGCTGGAGTCGTTCAACGG GTCGAAAACCAACGCTCTAAATATATCTCAGAAGATGATCGAGATGTTTGTTCGGACGAAGCACAAGATCGACAAGCGCCACGAGTTTGCCCTGGTGGTTGTCAACGACGATGCCCTGTGG CTGTCAGGTTTCACCTCCGACCCCAGGGAGCTGTGCAGCTGTCTGTACGATCTGGACACTAACATGTGCGAGACCTTTA ATCTGGAAGATCTCCTTAATGTCAT CCGTCAGAAGATCGAGCTGCCTCTGATGGACAACGTGCagaccatcccccctccctttgtGGTGCGGACGCTGCTCATCTACAGCAGACACGCCGGCCAGCTGATGTTCAACCCCTCGGAGGCCATCAGT AAAATGCTGCAGTCTCCGTACTTCTTCTTTGATGTGGTGTACCTTCACAACGGGGCCGAGGACCAGGGGGATGAGAGCAGCTGGAGG gACATCTACACGTCCTTCTGTAACCTGGACTCCAAGGGCATGTGCTACCGCTTTGAGGTGTCTCTGAGCGGACCCGCCATCGAGCTCCACAACTGCATGGCCAAGCTGCTGTCTCACCCCTTACAGCGGCCCTTCCAGAGCCACGCGTCCTACAGTCTGCTGGAGGGAGACGACCCCCAGGACATAGAGGCCACGGTCTAA